From one Deltaproteobacteria bacterium genomic stretch:
- a CDS encoding HAD-IA family hydrolase encodes MGKKVMVDLIIFDLDGTLIESSRDIVWAVNKTLNHMGFDELPYDVIKSYIGWGVGMLLEQAIPVKRHNLLSEARELFLRYYEGHLLMDTFLYPGAKDVIEYFKDKKLAIVTNKPIGLTKKILDGLAISGYFKRVVGGDNVLNKKPHPQAIDIVLEELDIRPENTVFVGDSRIDIEAGKNAGVMTCGAVYGFRGSDELIIAGADFLIEDIKQLKNMLI; translated from the coding sequence ATGGGAAAAAAGGTAATGGTTGATTTGATAATCTTTGATTTAGACGGAACACTCATTGAGTCAAGCAGGGATATTGTATGGGCAGTGAATAAGACACTTAACCATATGGGGTTTGATGAACTCCCTTATGATGTAATAAAGTCATACATAGGGTGGGGAGTCGGTATGCTGCTTGAGCAGGCAATCCCTGTAAAGAGGCATAATCTTTTAAGTGAGGCAAGAGAGCTCTTTTTAAGATACTATGAAGGACATCTTCTTATGGATACATTTTTATACCCTGGTGCAAAAGATGTCATTGAATATTTTAAAGATAAAAAACTTGCAATAGTTACAAACAAGCCTATCGGCTTAACAAAAAAGATACTTGATGGTCTGGCAATATCAGGATATTTTAAAAGGGTCGTTGGAGGAGACAATGTCCTGAACAAAAAACCTCATCCGCAGGCGATTGATATTGTATTAGAGGAATTGGATATTAGACCAGAAAATACTGTATTCGTAGGCGACAGCAGAATTGACATAGAGGCAGGTAAAAATGCGGGTGTAATGACCTGCGGCGCTGTTTACGGTTTCAGGGGAAGTGATGAACTTATAATCGCAGGCGCAGATTTTTTGATTGAAGATATAAAGCAGTTAAA
- a CDS encoding DUF2914 domain-containing protein, translating to MKEIILSYIDRLVHVTNRYYKYFPYLSLLLGILTIVLWERGFEFIRWAFIYLIFIGITTIILLRFARHLSCENKIFPIAVWCIEFINQNIYQDLILFLLPIYYQSSTLYSKNVVFLIIITALAIITTFDNLYRTVILRSKVTQFLFYTFNLFAFLNFCLPVLAGVRNIFSLYISISLSILLLSPLFVNYRQIVVSSKHVLKGFNLGMIFIIIPMILISFLAVNLLKGFIPPVPLKLISGTASTDIDRVKKEPTSPFSSISSKGLETIYCYTSIFAPMGIKETLWHVWKKDDVFIQKVPQVITGGRKEGYRTWSKRTLARNDAKGTWIVDIETGGGQLVGRVRFKVID from the coding sequence TTGAAAGAGATAATCCTTTCTTATATTGATAGACTTGTTCATGTAACCAATAGGTATTATAAATACTTTCCATACCTTTCGCTTCTGCTTGGGATACTAACCATAGTGTTATGGGAAAGGGGATTTGAATTTATAAGATGGGCATTCATTTATCTCATATTCATAGGCATTACCACTATAATACTGCTGCGATTTGCAAGACATCTCTCTTGCGAAAACAAAATATTTCCGATCGCTGTATGGTGTATTGAATTTATAAATCAGAACATTTATCAGGATTTGATATTATTCCTCCTGCCAATCTACTATCAGAGTTCAACCCTTTATTCAAAAAATGTGGTTTTTCTCATTATCATAACAGCGCTGGCAATAATAACAACATTTGACAACCTCTACAGGACAGTGATTTTACGCAGCAAGGTTACACAGTTTTTGTTCTATACATTCAACCTGTTTGCCTTTTTAAATTTTTGCCTGCCTGTCCTTGCAGGTGTAAGAAATATCTTCAGCCTTTATATAAGCATTTCACTATCCATCTTATTGCTGTCACCTTTATTTGTTAATTATAGACAAATCGTGGTGAGTTCAAAGCATGTCCTGAAAGGTTTTAATTTGGGAATGATATTTATTATTATTCCAATGATTCTTATTTCTTTCCTGGCAGTAAATTTGTTAAAAGGCTTTATCCCGCCTGTGCCATTAAAACTTATTTCTGGCACAGCAAGCACAGATATAGACAGGGTAAAAAAAGAGCCGACATCACCGTTTTCAAGTATATCATCAAAAGGGCTTGAGACTATATACTGCTATACATCTATATTCGCGCCAATGGGCATAAAAGAGACATTGTGGCATGTATGGAAAAAGGATGATGTATTTATACAGAAGGTCCCTCAGGTGATTACAGGCGGGAGAAAAGAGGGCTACAGAACATGGTCAAAGAGGACTCTTGCCAGAAATGATGCAAAGGGGACATGGATAGTGGATATTGAGACAGGGGGAGGGCAGTTGGTTGGAAGGGTTAGATTTAAGGTTATAGATTGA